One stretch of Rosistilla oblonga DNA includes these proteins:
- a CDS encoding M16 family metallopeptidase codes for MKVTEIEGISEYELDNGCKILLFPDPSKPVVTVNVTIFVGSRHEGYGEAGMAHLLEHMLFKGTPSHPEIPKLLQDHGARFNGTTWTDRTNYYETLPASDENLEFALRLEADRLVNSTIKGEDLASEMSVVRSEFESGENDPSRILMQRMQSAAYEWHNYGKSTIGNRSDIERVPVVNLRRFYKKYYRPDNVLVTVAGQFDPEKALEYLQKYFGSLETPDTPIDRTYTVEPPQDGERTVVLRRVGDVQWVGAAYHIPAGSHEEYAAAKVLSYVLGDEPSGRLYKSLVETEKASNVYAFGFGFHDPGLTLALAEVPKDKDIEVARQQLLLTMEHGFEEKPVTEEEVERARQQLLKSRELEAADSDRLAVSLSNWAAQGDWRLYFLFRDRLEALTAADVQAVAEKYLTRNNRTTGLFIPTDEAQRITIPEAPDLNALLADYKGRESIQAGEAFDTSPLAIDQRTERGQLTDTVEYSFLPKKTRGASVNLMLTLRYGTPESLQPRVIAADVLPQLMARGTESLDYQQYQDKVGKLRAQISLSGTTGLLQVSVKTNREQLPEVLELLTEVIRKPRLDAEELDVLKRQTITGLESQLSEPQALAPISTRRALSPYPKTDVRYRPTIEEEIAMYKDLKIDQVRELYNDFVSSQSTELAVVGDFDPELIKSKLKPALEGWKSDHPYVRIDRPAHPDLPGEVKTINTPDKANAVYYAGQQYVMSDTDPDYAAMVMGNYVLGAGALSSRLGDRVRQQEGLSYGIRSGFSVSTKDDRGEFTIFAITNPNNKDKLMTVIREEIDKILADGITDEELAKAKEGYLQRESVRRSDDSYIASQLVLNMFTDRTMAFTDQQEKKIAAVTKDQVNAALKKYIDPERLIISVAGDFKAKE; via the coding sequence ATGAAAGTTACGGAAATCGAAGGAATCAGCGAATATGAACTCGACAATGGATGCAAGATCCTCTTGTTTCCCGATCCGTCGAAACCTGTCGTAACAGTGAACGTGACGATCTTCGTCGGTTCGCGGCACGAAGGCTACGGTGAAGCCGGGATGGCTCACCTGTTGGAACATATGCTGTTTAAAGGAACGCCGTCGCATCCCGAGATCCCCAAACTGCTGCAAGACCACGGCGCCCGCTTCAACGGCACCACCTGGACCGATCGCACAAACTACTACGAAACGCTCCCCGCCAGCGACGAGAACCTCGAGTTCGCGCTCCGCTTGGAAGCCGATCGCTTGGTCAATAGCACGATCAAGGGAGAGGATCTGGCCAGCGAGATGTCGGTCGTTCGCAGCGAGTTCGAGAGTGGCGAGAACGATCCCAGCCGGATCCTGATGCAGCGCATGCAATCGGCCGCCTACGAATGGCATAACTACGGCAAGAGCACGATCGGTAACCGCAGCGATATCGAACGCGTGCCAGTTGTCAACCTTCGCCGCTTCTACAAGAAGTACTACCGTCCCGACAACGTCCTGGTCACCGTCGCCGGACAATTTGATCCCGAAAAGGCACTCGAGTACCTGCAAAAGTACTTCGGTTCGCTCGAAACGCCCGACACTCCGATCGATCGCACCTACACCGTCGAACCGCCCCAAGATGGTGAGCGAACCGTTGTCCTGCGCCGCGTCGGCGATGTCCAATGGGTTGGCGCCGCATATCACATCCCGGCCGGCAGCCACGAAGAATACGCAGCGGCTAAAGTCCTGTCGTACGTCTTGGGAGACGAACCGAGCGGAAGGCTTTACAAATCGCTTGTCGAAACCGAAAAGGCGAGCAACGTCTATGCGTTTGGTTTTGGTTTCCACGATCCAGGCCTGACGTTGGCGTTGGCCGAAGTTCCCAAAGACAAAGACATCGAAGTCGCTCGCCAACAGTTGCTGTTGACGATGGAGCACGGTTTTGAAGAGAAACCAGTGACCGAAGAAGAGGTCGAACGGGCGCGTCAACAATTGCTGAAGAGTCGCGAATTGGAAGCTGCCGATTCGGATCGCTTAGCCGTTTCGCTCTCTAACTGGGCCGCTCAGGGCGACTGGCGATTGTACTTCCTGTTCCGCGATCGTTTGGAAGCGCTGACCGCAGCGGATGTCCAAGCCGTGGCCGAGAAGTATCTGACTCGCAACAACCGCACCACCGGGCTGTTCATTCCAACCGACGAAGCTCAACGGATCACGATCCCCGAAGCTCCCGATTTGAACGCTTTGCTGGCCGATTACAAAGGCCGCGAATCGATCCAAGCGGGCGAAGCCTTCGACACCTCGCCGCTGGCGATTGACCAACGGACCGAGCGCGGCCAATTGACCGACACGGTCGAATACTCGTTCCTGCCGAAGAAGACGCGTGGTGCATCGGTCAATCTGATGCTGACCCTGCGTTATGGCACTCCAGAAAGCCTGCAGCCACGCGTGATCGCCGCCGACGTGTTGCCGCAATTGATGGCTCGCGGAACCGAATCGTTGGACTACCAACAGTACCAAGACAAGGTCGGCAAACTGCGGGCTCAGATCAGCCTCAGCGGCACCACCGGTCTGCTGCAGGTGAGCGTCAAGACGAACCGCGAGCAATTGCCCGAGGTTCTGGAGCTGTTGACCGAAGTGATCCGCAAACCGCGACTGGATGCCGAAGAATTGGACGTGCTCAAACGGCAAACGATCACCGGATTGGAGAGCCAGTTGAGCGAACCGCAAGCCTTGGCGCCGATCTCCACGCGTCGGGCGCTGTCGCCGTATCCGAAGACCGATGTCCGCTACCGTCCGACGATCGAAGAAGAGATCGCGATGTACAAGGACCTGAAGATCGATCAGGTGCGCGAACTGTACAACGATTTTGTCAGCAGCCAATCGACCGAACTGGCGGTTGTCGGCGACTTTGATCCCGAGCTGATCAAATCGAAACTGAAGCCGGCGTTGGAAGGCTGGAAGTCGGATCATCCGTATGTCCGCATCGACCGACCTGCCCACCCCGATCTGCCGGGCGAAGTCAAAACGATCAACACGCCCGACAAGGCCAACGCGGTCTATTACGCGGGTCAGCAGTATGTGATGAGCGACACCGATCCTGATTACGCCGCGATGGTGATGGGCAACTACGTCCTCGGTGCCGGTGCGTTGTCGAGCCGCTTGGGCGATCGCGTACGGCAACAGGAAGGGCTCAGTTACGGCATCCGATCGGGCTTCAGCGTGAGCACCAAAGATGACCGCGGCGAGTTCACGATCTTTGCGATCACGAACCCCAACAACAAGGACAAGTTGATGACGGTGATCCGCGAAGAGATCGACAAGATCCTTGCCGACGGAATCACCGACGAAGAATTGGCGAAAGCCAAAGAAGGTTATCTGCAACGCGAATCGGTCCGTCGCAGCGACGACAGCTACATCGCGTCGCAACTGGTCTTAAATATGTTCACCGATCGGACGATGGCTTTCACCGACCAGCAGGAAAAGAAGATTGCTGCGGTCACCAAGGATCAGGTCAACGCCGCCTTGAAGAAGTACATCGATCCAGAACGGTTGATCATCTCGGTCGCCGGCGATTTCAAAGCGAAAGAGTAG
- a CDS encoding MBL fold metallo-hydrolase RNA specificity domain-containing protein produces the protein MKLIHHGGHLGVTGSCHQLWTDDEHSLLVDCGTFQGDDARDHPNPEIKFSLRGIESLLLTHVHIDHCGRIPHLIAAGFEQPIYCSGPTARLLPLVMQDALKIGFTRNQRLIDKFNDKIAKLLQPLPYHQWHPIQGGCKLRLRPAGHVLGSTIFEVELPNGQMAVFSGDLGPRHAPLLTEFSSPERADLLVMESTYGNRIHEGRADRQSRLEAVLRKTLDDKGVTIIPAFSLGRTQDILFEMNGIFEAIQKQQGRSLMKQVDVIVDSPLASRFTQIYDDLQEFWSAEAQGVLKTDDQPLVFENLTTVGDHQEHLATLDQLVKHKLPAVVVAGSGMCTGGRVMNYLRRLIGEPTTDIVFCGYQARGTPGSYIQRGSDWVRLDGRKYQIRADVHQLSGYSAHADQRDLLRFVAGFTEKPYQIRLVHGEYHVRKALEAELDQRGYHVD, from the coding sequence ATGAAATTGATCCATCACGGTGGTCACTTAGGGGTCACGGGGTCGTGTCACCAATTGTGGACCGACGACGAGCACAGTCTGCTGGTCGATTGTGGCACCTTTCAAGGCGACGACGCACGCGATCATCCCAACCCGGAGATCAAGTTTTCGCTGCGTGGAATCGAGTCGCTGCTGCTGACCCACGTCCATATCGACCACTGCGGACGGATCCCACATCTGATCGCCGCCGGGTTCGAACAACCGATCTATTGCAGCGGCCCGACGGCGCGGCTGCTGCCGTTGGTGATGCAGGACGCGCTGAAGATCGGCTTCACGCGGAACCAGCGACTGATCGATAAATTCAACGACAAGATCGCCAAGCTGCTGCAACCGCTCCCCTATCACCAGTGGCATCCGATCCAAGGCGGCTGCAAGCTGCGGCTCCGTCCCGCCGGGCACGTCCTGGGTTCGACGATCTTCGAAGTCGAATTGCCCAACGGTCAGATGGCGGTCTTTTCCGGTGACCTGGGGCCAAGGCACGCGCCGCTGTTGACGGAGTTTTCATCGCCCGAGCGGGCCGACCTGCTGGTCATGGAGAGCACCTACGGCAACCGCATCCACGAGGGACGGGCCGACCGACAGTCGCGGCTGGAGGCCGTCTTGCGGAAAACGCTCGACGACAAAGGAGTCACGATCATTCCGGCCTTCAGTCTCGGCCGAACCCAGGACATCCTGTTCGAAATGAACGGGATCTTTGAAGCGATCCAGAAACAACAGGGCCGCAGTCTAATGAAGCAGGTCGACGTGATCGTCGACTCGCCGCTGGCCAGCCGGTTCACGCAGATCTACGACGACTTGCAAGAGTTCTGGTCGGCGGAGGCTCAGGGCGTGCTCAAGACCGACGACCAACCGCTGGTCTTCGAAAACCTGACCACCGTCGGCGATCATCAAGAACACCTCGCGACGCTCGACCAACTGGTCAAACACAAACTGCCCGCGGTCGTCGTGGCGGGCAGCGGGATGTGCACCGGCGGCCGGGTGATGAATTATCTGCGGCGATTGATCGGCGAACCGACCACCGACATCGTCTTCTGCGGCTACCAGGCGCGTGGCACTCCGGGCAGCTACATTCAACGCGGCAGCGACTGGGTGCGGCTGGACGGTCGCAAATACCAGATCCGTGCGGATGTGCATCAGTTAAGCGGCTACTCGGCCCACGCCGACCAACGCGACCTGCTGCGGTTCGTCGCTGGATTCACCGAAAAACCGTACCAGATCCGTCTGGTCCACGGGGAGTATCACGTTCGCAAAGCACTGGAGGCCGAATTGGACCAGCGCGGTTATCATGTTGATTAA
- a CDS encoding 2-oxoglutarate dehydrogenase E1 component yields the protein MNTYSLGYIDDLYVQYVKDPESVSPGWRRYFEQFLVATDETTAKLTEAATAAADGDGQTLGNVTEHALWLARMQDQVDQLVREYRVRGHLVAQVDPLGMAQKGCPELNVESYGLTEDDLSRPFDSSALENVQGRTLNDVLQQLRNTYCRNIGAQFMHIDNRNIRDWLQRRMEVGENRMPLSHEVQRRIYSRLADATIFEEFVRRKFVGAKTFSLEGAESLIPLLDLALEKCGQHNVKEVVMAMAHRGRLNVLANIFKKRALNIFWSFDDPDPQLHRGGGDVRYHLGYSSDWKTASGDKMHISLCFNPSHLEYVNPVALGRTRCKQDRYGDSKRQDVVTILIHGDAAFAGEGVVQETLNLSQLKAYHTGGTLHVVINNQVGFTTEPREGRSTTYATDIAKMLQIPIFHVNGEDPEAVAQVVNLAMDFRREFHSDVVIDMYAYRRWGHNEGDEPRFTQPEMYREIDARQSVRKSYRKRLLKLGQMTDEEAKELHRKRQDKLEREFEATRTVPFVPDVQSLGGSWSEYVGGPEPENDTVVTGVDKKRLSELLETLTTIPQEFNLHRKLKRPYEQRREMAAGKLPVDWATGEALAFATLLTEGRRIRLTGQDSERGTFSQRHAVLHDEESGSIYTPLEHLAPDQAKFEIANSPLSEAGVLGFEYGYSLDCPEGLCAWEAQFGDFWNCAQVIVDQFIASAEDKWNRLSGLVMLLPHGFEGQGPEHCSSRVERFLAMAAEHNIQICQPTTPAQYFHLLRRQVLRRWRKPLICLTPKSLLRHPLVVSDLKDLEARQFRKILPDTQVSPDNARRILLCTGKVYYDLLEARKQRGLEDVAILRIEQLYPLKQHELMSSFGGYAEGKDIYWVQEEPKNMGAWPYLKLNYGDQLAERFKLHCVSRVESASPSTGSMRTHKLEQEELLEAAFASL from the coding sequence ATGAACACATATAGCCTGGGCTACATCGACGACCTGTACGTTCAATATGTCAAAGACCCCGAGAGCGTGTCGCCCGGTTGGCGGCGGTATTTCGAACAGTTTCTTGTGGCGACCGATGAGACGACGGCCAAGTTGACCGAAGCGGCGACTGCGGCAGCCGATGGCGATGGGCAAACCCTCGGCAACGTCACCGAGCATGCGCTGTGGTTGGCTCGGATGCAGGACCAAGTCGACCAACTGGTCCGCGAATACCGGGTCCGCGGTCACTTGGTCGCTCAAGTCGATCCGCTGGGGATGGCCCAGAAGGGATGCCCCGAACTGAATGTCGAATCGTATGGGCTGACCGAAGACGATCTGTCGCGCCCCTTCGATTCGAGCGCTCTGGAGAATGTCCAAGGGCGGACGCTCAACGACGTGCTGCAACAACTGCGGAACACCTACTGCCGCAACATCGGCGCCCAGTTCATGCACATCGACAATCGCAACATCCGCGATTGGTTGCAGCGCCGGATGGAAGTCGGCGAGAATCGGATGCCGCTGTCGCACGAGGTCCAACGCCGGATCTACTCGCGATTGGCCGACGCGACGATTTTCGAAGAGTTCGTTCGCCGCAAGTTCGTCGGCGCCAAGACCTTCTCGTTGGAAGGAGCCGAGAGCTTGATCCCGTTGTTGGATCTCGCCTTGGAAAAATGTGGCCAGCACAACGTAAAAGAAGTCGTCATGGCGATGGCTCACCGTGGACGGCTGAACGTCCTGGCGAACATCTTCAAAAAACGTGCGCTCAACATTTTCTGGTCGTTCGACGATCCCGATCCGCAATTGCATCGCGGCGGCGGCGACGTGCGGTATCACCTGGGATACAGCAGCGATTGGAAGACCGCTTCGGGCGACAAGATGCACATCTCATTGTGCTTCAACCCGAGCCATCTGGAATACGTGAATCCGGTCGCGCTGGGACGGACGCGTTGCAAGCAGGATCGCTATGGCGATTCGAAGCGACAGGATGTGGTCACGATCTTGATCCACGGCGACGCGGCGTTTGCGGGCGAAGGTGTCGTGCAAGAGACGCTGAACCTGAGCCAGTTGAAGGCCTACCACACCGGCGGTACGCTGCACGTGGTGATCAACAACCAGGTCGGTTTCACGACCGAACCGCGCGAAGGACGCAGCACGACCTACGCGACCGACATCGCCAAGATGCTGCAAATCCCGATCTTCCACGTCAATGGCGAAGATCCCGAAGCGGTAGCTCAGGTCGTCAACTTGGCGATGGATTTCCGTCGCGAGTTCCACAGCGATGTCGTGATCGATATGTACGCCTACCGTCGTTGGGGTCACAACGAAGGCGATGAACCGCGGTTCACGCAGCCGGAGATGTATCGCGAGATCGATGCGCGGCAGAGTGTTCGCAAGAGCTACCGCAAGCGATTGCTGAAGCTGGGCCAGATGACCGACGAAGAGGCGAAGGAACTGCATCGCAAGCGACAGGATAAGCTGGAGCGTGAATTCGAAGCGACCCGGACCGTTCCGTTTGTTCCCGATGTGCAATCGCTCGGCGGATCGTGGTCGGAATATGTCGGCGGTCCCGAACCCGAAAACGATACCGTGGTCACCGGCGTCGACAAGAAGCGGCTCTCGGAGCTGCTGGAGACGCTGACCACGATCCCGCAAGAATTTAATCTCCATCGCAAACTGAAGCGGCCGTATGAACAGCGTCGCGAGATGGCTGCCGGCAAGCTGCCGGTCGACTGGGCCACCGGCGAAGCGTTGGCTTTCGCAACGCTATTGACCGAAGGGCGTCGCATTCGTTTGACCGGCCAGGACAGCGAACGCGGTACGTTCAGCCAGCGGCACGCGGTGCTGCACGATGAAGAGAGCGGTTCGATTTACACTCCGCTGGAACACCTGGCTCCCGACCAAGCGAAGTTCGAGATCGCCAACAGCCCGCTGTCCGAAGCTGGCGTTCTAGGTTTTGAGTACGGTTACAGCCTCGACTGTCCCGAGGGCCTGTGTGCTTGGGAAGCTCAGTTTGGCGACTTCTGGAACTGTGCCCAAGTGATCGTCGACCAGTTCATCGCGAGTGCGGAGGACAAGTGGAATCGCTTGAGCGGTCTCGTGATGTTGTTGCCACACGGCTTTGAGGGCCAAGGGCCGGAGCACTGCTCGTCGCGAGTCGAACGCTTCCTGGCGATGGCGGCAGAGCACAATATTCAGATCTGTCAGCCGACCACTCCGGCACAGTACTTCCACTTGTTGCGACGGCAGGTTCTGCGTCGTTGGCGGAAGCCGCTGATCTGCCTGACGCCGAAGAGCTTGCTGCGGCATCCGTTGGTCGTTTCCGATTTGAAGGACCTGGAAGCTCGGCAGTTCCGCAAGATCTTGCCCGACACGCAGGTCTCGCCGGACAACGCGCGGCGGATTCTGTTGTGCACCGGCAAGGTCTACTACGACCTCTTGGAAGCTCGTAAGCAACGTGGGCTCGAGGATGTTGCGATCTTGCGGATCGAACAACTGTATCCTTTGAAGCAGCACGAATTGATGAGCTCTTTCGGCGGCTACGCGGAAGGGAAAGACATCTATTGGGTTCAGGAAGAGCCGAAGAATATGGGTGCCTGGCCTTATCTGAAGCTGAACTATGGCGACCAATTGGCTGAGCGTTTCAAGCTGCATTGTGTCAGCCGCGTCGAATCGGCTAGCCCGTCGACCGGATCGATGCGGACGCATAAGTTGGAGCAGGAAGAGCTGCTGGAAGCTGCTTTTGCATCGCTCTAG
- a CDS encoding SHD1 domain-containing protein, giving the protein MLLKISIALLGCAAIAAASVPGRLLAEPLRYAPESGSRFAYRFEIVVDGDDETITYKGVTKYTVNAVKEDRVRLTYHGGLSESKKAKGRQGRGGRRFGPPSIPRPFSRPAFAGKVTTTNQITLSPQGEVLAMNGDSQLPYLLGNVSLMPFETLPEEETQAWTIDSGVSITKNEQNGRMGGRFGPLDPFGRGDNGPKDVRAAGEVTKYSITGEQDGRVQISKSYQLTMPANDKNQTYEMTGSGSWTFDRTAALPDAIDIQYKLVVNDGNTTVTVPIHVKYDRISGEELDRMEAEAKRIAEERAMAAKQAKEEAERPLSEEELAAAIADLQSGDDGKIQAQLEALAKKSVADPSPKVAAAIEAHIEHEDKKLRSAAHNALMRWAPDYKVVQDLKKAYGGFGTVKSTDREVDALTPLYVGQIVQFQEHGSFWFPGEIVSLNADKSVVVRRRAGSSRKVTVKRRNVQLAPEQLPQPNKPASVSAAPMAAEGTSPVRTWSDATGRFKIEANLLRVENGGAVLKRTDGREVTVPVTKLSAADQTYLKAWEAALNADNPFEP; this is encoded by the coding sequence ATGTTGCTGAAGATTTCGATTGCGTTGTTGGGCTGTGCTGCGATCGCAGCTGCGTCCGTTCCTGGCCGTCTCTTGGCTGAACCGCTGCGGTATGCTCCCGAATCGGGGTCGCGTTTTGCCTATCGCTTCGAAATCGTCGTCGACGGCGACGATGAAACGATCACCTACAAGGGCGTGACGAAATATACCGTCAACGCCGTGAAGGAGGATCGCGTTCGGTTGACGTACCACGGTGGGTTGTCGGAATCGAAGAAGGCCAAAGGGCGACAGGGCCGCGGCGGCCGCAGGTTTGGGCCTCCGTCGATTCCTCGTCCTTTCTCTCGCCCAGCCTTTGCTGGCAAGGTGACGACCACCAATCAGATCACGCTCTCGCCTCAAGGCGAGGTCTTGGCGATGAACGGCGATTCTCAGTTGCCCTACCTGTTGGGGAACGTGTCGCTGATGCCGTTTGAGACGCTTCCCGAAGAGGAGACTCAGGCGTGGACGATTGACTCCGGCGTGTCGATCACCAAAAACGAACAGAATGGTCGAATGGGCGGTCGCTTCGGGCCGTTGGATCCTTTTGGCCGTGGCGACAACGGTCCCAAGGACGTGCGGGCTGCGGGTGAGGTCACGAAGTATTCGATCACGGGTGAGCAGGATGGGCGAGTGCAGATCAGCAAGTCCTATCAGTTGACGATGCCAGCCAACGACAAGAATCAGACTTATGAAATGACCGGCTCCGGATCTTGGACTTTCGATCGCACCGCTGCCCTGCCCGATGCGATCGACATCCAATACAAGTTGGTGGTCAACGATGGGAACACCACCGTGACGGTGCCGATCCATGTGAAATATGATCGCATCTCTGGCGAAGAGCTCGATCGGATGGAAGCGGAAGCCAAGCGAATCGCCGAAGAGCGAGCGATGGCGGCGAAGCAAGCTAAGGAGGAGGCGGAGCGACCGCTGAGCGAAGAGGAGTTGGCGGCGGCGATCGCCGATCTTCAATCGGGCGACGATGGAAAAATTCAGGCTCAGCTAGAAGCGTTGGCGAAGAAAAGCGTAGCGGATCCCAGCCCGAAAGTCGCCGCGGCGATCGAGGCTCACATCGAGCACGAGGACAAAAAACTGCGCTCGGCAGCTCATAATGCCTTGATGCGATGGGCACCCGACTACAAGGTGGTCCAGGATCTGAAGAAGGCCTACGGCGGATTTGGGACGGTGAAGTCGACCGACCGCGAAGTCGATGCGTTGACGCCGTTGTATGTCGGCCAGATCGTCCAGTTCCAAGAGCACGGCTCCTTCTGGTTTCCCGGAGAGATTGTCTCGTTGAACGCCGACAAAAGCGTAGTCGTTCGCCGGCGTGCCGGCAGTTCGCGAAAGGTCACCGTCAAACGCCGCAACGTCCAATTGGCTCCCGAGCAATTACCGCAACCGAACAAACCCGCTTCGGTCTCCGCCGCGCCGATGGCAGCTGAGGGGACCAGTCCCGTTCGAACATGGTCCGACGCCACGGGGCGATTCAAGATCGAAGCCAATCTGTTGCGAGTCGAAAATGGTGGCGCGGTGTTGAAGCGAACCGACGGGCGAGAAGTCACCGTCCCCGTGACAAAACTAAGCGCCGCCGACCAGACCTATCTAAAAGCATGGGAAGCCGCCCTCAACGCAGACAACCCCTTCGAACCGTAA
- the truA gene encoding tRNA pseudouridine(38-40) synthase TruA, with amino-acid sequence MLRTFRLTIGYDGFRYAGWQVQADLPTIQGELQRAFAELTGERVSITGSGRTDSGVHAIAQVASLTTDAWRSSDAALGRAINTKIPDDITVYRCEEMPVDFHALRDAVGKRYRYQLQIGGVRDAFDFRYFWHHHVQLDIEAMQQAAAMIVGTHDFACFQATGSERKTTVRTIHDLALTTGQGRAGQGHLIVEVEANGFLYNMVRNIVGSLVEVGRGKHPPAWIEELIAGRDRNQAGPTAPAHALFLLRVDYDVQPLAAQQ; translated from the coding sequence GTGTTGAGAACTTTTCGTTTGACCATCGGCTACGATGGCTTCCGCTACGCAGGCTGGCAGGTCCAAGCGGACCTGCCGACGATCCAAGGCGAACTGCAACGCGCGTTCGCTGAATTGACCGGCGAGCGCGTCTCGATCACCGGCAGCGGACGGACCGATTCGGGCGTCCACGCGATCGCTCAAGTCGCAAGTCTCACCACCGACGCCTGGCGATCCAGCGACGCCGCGTTGGGTCGCGCGATCAACACGAAGATCCCCGACGACATCACCGTCTATCGCTGCGAAGAGATGCCCGTCGACTTCCACGCGTTGCGCGATGCCGTCGGCAAACGCTACCGCTACCAACTGCAGATCGGTGGCGTCCGCGACGCCTTCGACTTCCGCTACTTCTGGCACCACCACGTCCAACTGGACATCGAAGCGATGCAGCAAGCAGCCGCCATGATCGTCGGCACCCATGATTTTGCCTGCTTTCAAGCGACCGGCAGCGAGCGTAAAACGACGGTCCGCACGATCCACGATTTGGCGCTGACAACAGGGCAGGGGAGAGCAGGGCAGGGGCACTTGATCGTCGAAGTCGAAGCGAACGGGTTCCTCTACAACATGGTCCGGAACATCGTCGGCAGCCTTGTCGAAGTCGGCCGCGGCAAACATCCGCCCGCCTGGATCGAGGAACTGATCGCCGGTCGCGACCGCAACCAAGCCGGCCCCACCGCCCCAGCCCACGCCCTGTTCCTGCTGCGAGTCGACTACGACGTCCAACCGCTAGCCGCGCAACAGTAG
- a CDS encoding aspartate-semialdehyde dehydrogenase: MIDTLAVVGATGAVGRIVLDQILQRKLPHGRLRLLASARSAGQVVTFGDQQITVELMEPSAFDGVDVVIASTPDEVSAEFAPWAVERGAIVVDESGYWRMDPKVPLIIPEVNASAIDNHQGIIASPNCSTTQMVVALAPLHNAARIKRVVVSTYQATSGAGLAGEAELMHSTRGSLDGSAPAAKTFQYPIAFNLIPQIGSEKHEGYTSEEMKMVYETRKIFGDDSIDVCPTCVRVPVAIGHSESILVETEKPLTVEQARELFANADGVTLIDDLAGRQYPMPVDSAGKDDVFVGRVRKDLSSPNGIAFWCVSDNLRKGAATNAVQIAELLAKKMASVA; this comes from the coding sequence GTGATTGATACCTTGGCCGTCGTCGGCGCGACCGGCGCCGTGGGTCGGATCGTGCTAGACCAAATTTTGCAACGCAAGCTGCCACACGGACGCTTGCGATTGTTGGCATCGGCGCGATCGGCCGGCCAAGTCGTCACGTTTGGCGATCAACAGATCACCGTTGAATTGATGGAACCGAGCGCGTTCGACGGCGTCGACGTCGTGATCGCCAGCACACCCGACGAAGTATCGGCTGAGTTCGCGCCGTGGGCTGTCGAACGCGGTGCGATCGTGGTCGACGAGAGCGGATATTGGCGGATGGACCCGAAGGTGCCGTTGATCATCCCCGAAGTCAACGCGTCGGCGATCGACAACCACCAAGGCATCATCGCCAGCCCCAACTGCTCGACCACGCAGATGGTCGTCGCCTTGGCTCCGCTGCACAACGCGGCACGCATCAAGCGCGTCGTCGTCAGCACCTACCAAGCCACCAGCGGTGCCGGACTGGCGGGCGAAGCGGAACTGATGCACTCGACTCGAGGATCGCTCGATGGCTCCGCTCCCGCAGCCAAGACGTTCCAATACCCGATCGCGTTTAACCTGATCCCTCAGATCGGATCGGAAAAACACGAGGGTTACACCTCCGAAGAGATGAAGATGGTCTACGAGACTCGCAAGATCTTCGGCGACGATTCGATCGACGTCTGCCCGACCTGCGTTCGCGTTCCGGTTGCGATCGGCCACAGCGAATCGATTCTTGTCGAGACCGAAAAACCGCTGACCGTCGAACAAGCCCGCGAGCTGTTCGCCAATGCCGACGGCGTGACTTTGATCGACGATCTGGCCGGGCGACAATACCCGATGCCTGTCGACAGCGCTGGCAAGGACGACGTTTTTGTCGGCCGTGTTCGCAAGGACCTCAGCAGCCCCAACGGGATCGCGTTCTGGTGCGTCAGCGACAATCTCCGCAAGGGAGCCGCGACCAACGCCGTTCAGATCGCCGAACTGTTGGCCAAGAAGATGGCTTCGGTCGCCTGA